In Acidobacteriota bacterium, one DNA window encodes the following:
- a CDS encoding glycine dehydrogenase subunit 2 produces the protein MSETASITAPETSIAAGTRASRHIVQNEDLLFEVSAPGKRGYQLPSLDVPAAPLAQTRTEIQDFPELSELEVIRHFTRLSTWNYGVDTGMYPLGSCTMKYNARVNEHVTRIEGLGDGHPLQPESLSRGALRIMQLLSDYLLEITGMEALTLQPAAGAQGELTGILLVREALAARGDARRKVLIPDSAHGTNPATAAIAGYQVANLKSNAAGTVDMASLDQLMTSDVAALMLTNPNTLGIFEPDIKRIAALVHERGGMLYMDGANMNALVGRARPGDFGVDVMHLNLHKTFSTPHGGGGPGAGPVAVRKELEPYLPIPVLTRKSDGAPALDYDRPRSIGRVRAFYGNFGMFTRALAYIMANGCDGLKQTTDDAVLNANYLRKKLEADYALPYPTPSMHEVIFSDANQAPQGVHTGDIAKRLIDYGFHPYTVSFPLVVRGALMIEPTESINKREMDEFLAAMHAIAEEARTQPELVTGAPHSTKISRLDEVAAARNPVLRWKPKA, from the coding sequence ATGTCTGAAACTGCTTCCATCACTGCGCCCGAAACCAGCATCGCCGCCGGAACGCGAGCCTCCCGGCACATTGTCCAGAACGAAGACTTACTCTTCGAAGTCTCCGCACCCGGCAAGCGCGGCTACCAGCTCCCCTCGCTCGACGTGCCCGCTGCTCCGCTTGCCCAAACGCGCACCGAGATCCAGGATTTCCCTGAACTTAGCGAGCTGGAAGTCATCCGTCACTTCACCCGCTTGAGCACCTGGAACTACGGCGTCGATACCGGCATGTATCCGCTCGGCTCCTGCACCATGAAGTACAACGCCCGCGTCAACGAGCACGTTACCCGCATCGAGGGCTTGGGGGACGGCCATCCCTTGCAGCCCGAGTCGCTCTCGCGCGGAGCGCTGCGCATCATGCAGTTGCTCTCCGATTACCTGCTGGAAATCACTGGCATGGAGGCGCTCACCCTACAGCCGGCCGCCGGCGCGCAGGGCGAACTCACCGGCATTCTGCTCGTGCGCGAAGCCCTCGCCGCACGCGGCGACGCCCGCCGCAAAGTCCTTATCCCCGACTCGGCTCACGGCACCAACCCCGCTACCGCTGCCATTGCCGGCTATCAGGTCGCCAACCTCAAATCCAACGCCGCCGGCACGGTCGATATGGCCAGCCTCGATCAGCTCATGACCAGCGACGTGGCGGCGCTGATGCTGACCAACCCCAACACCCTCGGCATCTTCGAGCCCGACATCAAGCGCATCGCCGCGCTGGTGCACGAGCGCGGCGGCATGCTCTACATGGATGGCGCCAATATGAACGCCCTCGTCGGCCGCGCACGGCCCGGCGATTTCGGCGTCGACGTCATGCATCTCAACCTGCACAAGACCTTTTCGACGCCCCACGGCGGCGGTGGTCCCGGCGCCGGCCCGGTCGCGGTGCGCAAGGAACTCGAACCCTATTTGCCGATTCCAGTCCTGACGCGCAAGTCCGATGGCGCGCCTGCGCTCGACTACGACCGGCCACGCTCGATCGGCCGCGTGCGCGCCTTTTACGGAAACTTCGGCATGTTCACCCGCGCCCTCGCCTACATCATGGCGAACGGTTGCGACGGCCTCAAGCAGACCACCGATGATGCCGTGCTCAACGCCAACTATCTCCGCAAAAAGCTCGAAGCCGACTACGCGCTTCCCTACCCCACGCCCTCCATGCACGAGGTCATCTTCAGCGACGCCAACCAGGCGCCGCAGGGCGTGCATACCGGCGACATCGCCAAGCGCCTGATTGACTACGGCTTCCATCCCTATACAGTTTCGTTCCCGCTGGTGGTGCGCGGCGCGCTCATGATCGAACCCACCGAGAGCATCAACAAGCGCGAAATGGACGAATTCCTGGCCGCCATGCACGCCATTGCCGAAGAAGCCCGCACCCAGCCCGAACTGGTAACCGGCGCGCCGCACTCCACCAAAATCAGCCGCCTGGACGAAGTCGCTGCTGCCCGCAATCCCGTGCTGCGCTGGAAGCCGAAAGCGTAG
- the thpR gene encoding RNA 2',3'-cyclic phosphodiesterase, with the protein MRLFLAIPANREELRTALSTWKQATPAIRWEAPEALHLTLRFIGAWPDARVRELEAALADLRWPPFPLQLTHLGGFPDLRRPRVLWAGIAPSPPLTALAGEISTRLAALGLAPDPRPFTPHISLARLRPGQRPDQLTPFAPATWTASGFNLYETVPNTPPATRYQIRTRFASAL; encoded by the coding sequence ATGCGGCTGTTCCTCGCAATTCCTGCCAACCGCGAGGAATTGCGCACCGCCCTTTCGACCTGGAAGCAAGCAACGCCGGCTATTCGCTGGGAGGCGCCCGAGGCGCTGCACCTCACCTTGCGCTTCATCGGCGCCTGGCCGGACGCCCGGGTTCGCGAGCTAGAGGCCGCGCTCGCCGATCTTCGCTGGCCGCCCTTCCCGCTCCAGCTCACGCACCTCGGCGGCTTCCCCGATCTCCGCCGCCCACGCGTCCTCTGGGCCGGCATCGCGCCCTCGCCGCCGCTGACGGCGCTCGCCGGCGAGATCAGCACGCGCCTCGCGGCTCTCGGCCTCGCGCCCGATCCGCGCCCCTTCACCCCGCACATCAGCCTCGCCCGCCTGCGCCCCGGCCAGCGCCCCGACCAACTCACTCCCTTCGCACCCGCCACCTGGACTGCCTCCGGATTCAACCTCTACGAGACCGTCCCCAACACCCCTCCCGCCACCCGCTATCAGATACGCACCCGCTTCGCATCGGCATTATAA